The Trichoderma breve strain T069 chromosome 2, whole genome shotgun sequence DNA segment CGTCAGTCATCGCTCGACACCTATGACCGTCGTCCGCTCCCCAAGTTCTTTGACCAACGTGAAGAGTTGCCGGTACCCGCCCGGCGCGAGGATATTCGTCGAGAAGAGTACCGCGAGGAATACCGGGCCCCGTCATACACACCTATTCCGCTGCCCAAGGCTCGAGGCCTGCCCCCGGCTCGACGATATGATGAGCGCTTTTACGAGGACATCCATGTTGAACATGATCGCATCGAAGATGGCATCCCGCGCTATCCCGAGCGCATTGTTGAGCGAGAGATTATCCgcgagaaagagaaggaaaaggagaaagaaaagcgaAGCAGGAGCCGAGACTCTCGTTCCACCAAGAAGAGTCACCGAGGCAGATCGCGAGCATCCAAGTCTTCGACCCGATCTTctagcagcagtagcagtagcagtagcagcagcggtGGCACCACGCTTAAGAGCGTTAAGAGCGAATACccgaagaagggcaagacgAGAATTCCCGCCAGACTTGTGTCTAAGCGTGCTTTGATTGATATTGGATATCCCTTTATCGAAGAGGTATGTCTCTGAATATGATTGCCAAACAGACGTAAGTACATATGTGTAATCTAACCATATGGTTAATAGGGCAATGTTGTTGTCGTTCAAAAGGCCCTGGGACAGGCCAACATTGATCATTTACTCAAGCTCAGTGAGGAGTACAAACAAAGTGAGTCTAGTTCTCATTTGGCAGTTTTGTAACGAGTTGCTTGATGCTAACCCGAATACCAAAGGCGAACTTGAAATTTCTGCGGCTCGGTCCTCAGCCGGTGAAGTTGTTCGAGAGCGCAGAGAAGAGGTCATCATCGATACCCCGGTTCATCTTCGAGAGCGCCGAGAAGAGGTCATCATCGAACAcccagctcatcatcatcaccccCCTCAACCTCTCGCTTATCCTGTCCCTACTTCAcaggccatcgtcatccccGCTCCCCCTCCACCGGCTCCCGTCATTATTGAGGCTACTCCCCGCGATGTCGAGCTGATTGATAAGACGGTGTACCGTGATATGTCACCAACGGtgagcagcagaagccgctCGCGCTCCCACtcacatcaccaccaccaccacagcagcagcagcgagtATCAGCTGGTGGAGCGCCATCGATCAAAATCACGAAGCGGCAGATCAAAATCACGAAGCGGCAGAGAACTCCGTGCCGAGATTCGGGCcctggagaaggagctgtCACACGGACGAAGGCGTGAAGTCAGcgacaaggagattgtccgGACCGAGAGACTTCCCAACGGCGAGCTCATCGTATACGAGGAGCAGGTGGAGAGGTTTGCGTCCCACAAGCCGGCGCGTAttgagaaggacaagaaaggTAGGATGTCCATCAGCGTCCCAAAATACCGATGAAGGTGCGCCGCGCCATTGATAATCTCTCTGCTTTTTGTCATTTCTATGGGACAGGCAGCTGACCTGGACTGTACAGGACCATCGCCTGGAATTATGCGAGCCATGCTGGCGACCCTGACTTGAGCGTTGCGAGTTGTTGTAAGACAACGACGTCATGAATTAATGAATGAACGGATGAAAGATGAACTTCTTTGAACATTTTTGTAGAATGATTCGCTATTTGATTTGATGACAAAGGGTTGTATTGGCTACAGCTGGTTGATGCTGTTATTTTTATGCGGTTTACGGATCTGGGTATTTGGCATGAAGGcttatatatacatattGGATATATCAAAGAGTTTGAAGTAACGGAATATACGATGTCTTTTTTATCAACTGCGGTGCAGTTTGTCTGCTGATGACTGAGATTGCTTGAATCCTATTATTGATGACAATTGGTTTGATCGATGTTATGGATAGAAATTGGCGAATATCACAGACTCATCCCTCTAATTTCAATTCACAGTCAGGGCATCAAAAGTTCCCAGTTAGCTTTAGCTTCACATGCGATGCGGGTTTTGTTATCCCCGTTATCAGATTCCGAGGCTACAAAAGAACCCCGACCGTAGCCGTGCATTTCACCCGTAACGGCAAACGCTGCATGTACCTATTCGCCATAGTACGGAGTGCCTATCGTAAGATTTGCGATATGTGACTATAGGTACAATCTGCATGTGTCTAGAACTCGCGATTCCTTGGAGATAACGCGAAGGAATCGGGTACAGTAAACGAACCCCGCTGGGACAATTCATTGATAATCTCACGCAATCGCCCATCTCGTTGAAGAGATTCATCATTTGCTTCAATGGGAGCGAATATTTGTAGTTGATTGGGGAAATACAGCAGAAGACAGACGAATTGACAAAGAGTGAAGAGTTGAAGATTTACAACTCCAACTCGAActctcaacttcatcatgatcatcTCCAAAAGCGCCGTTGCTTCGGGCATTTTGCTCGCAGGCAGCGCGACAGCTCATCTACGGCTTCCCCCATTCTTTGCGGCCAAGCAGCAGGCTCTGGGCCCTTCTGCCAGATCCCAGTTTCAAAGCTTCGGGTTcggcgagcagcagccattgacTAGCTCAAACATTGGAACAGCGAcaacatcctcttcatcagatgATATCCCCGCCTTCAAGGCCGGCCAGTTCACTCTGACGCCGCAAGATGATTCTACGTGTGCTACGTATGGCGAGTCGCAATGGACCGGCACCATCGACGTGACGGACTCGCatcgcctcttcttctggttctTCGACAGCCGCAACGACCCCGTCAACGaccccatcatcatctggatGAACGGAGGGCCCGGCGGCAGCTCAATGCTGGGCCTCTTCAACGAGCTGGGAGCTTGCTGGCTCGAGCCCGGCGCAAACACCACGATTCCAAACGACTTTGCCTGGAACAACAACGCATCGGTGCTCTTCCTGGACCAACCCGCCGGCGTCGGCTTGTCCTCCCGCTCTCAAGACTCTCCCATCCCAGCATACGATCTCGACGGCGCATCCGACTTCCAGACTTTcctcaacatcttcttcagcgaaATTTTCCCCAATCGCGCCCGTCTGCCCATTCACATCGCCGCAGAATCCTACGGCGGCCACTACGGTCCGACATACTTGAACCACATCCTGAACTCACGAAGCCTCAACTCGCGCGACGCATTCCGCGGCAACATCACCTCGCTGATCCTGGTCGACGCCGTCATCGACTTTGCCGCCCCTGCAGTGGGTGTGTACGAGTTTCTGTGCAAGGGCTATGGACACCACGGCAAGATTATGAACGACACGACGTGTGAGGCGCTGAGGCTGAGTGTGCCCAAGATCTTTGAACTGGGCAGGAACTGCGATGCCAGCAGTGATGGGTATG contains these protein-coding regions:
- a CDS encoding serine carboxypeptidase domain-containing protein, with amino-acid sequence MIISKSAVASGILLAGSATAHLRLPPFFAAKQQALGPSARSQFQSFGFGEQQPLTSSNIGTATTSSSSDDIPAFKAGQFTLTPQDDSTCATYGESQWTGTIDVTDSHRLFFWFFDSRNDPVNDPIIIWMNGGPGGSSMLGLFNELGACWLEPGANTTIPNDFAWNNNASVLFLDQPAGVGLSSRSQDSPIPAYDLDGASDFQTFLNIFFSEIFPNRARLPIHIAAESYGGHYGPTYLNHILNSRSLNSRDAFRGNITSLILVDAVIDFAAPAVGVYEFLCKGYGHHGKIMNDTTCEALRLSVPKIFELGRNCDASSDGYECWGMMTFLEEIVHPYYYAEVEAGKRNPFNVHIPCPNWPFCADIRKGNMSAYINQAHIKKALKFPPSYVFEDIDLVLNSAYVLSKDPFRTTTRELARILDAYRTPNLGDIRVLVLQGNEDYVVNTPGNIWAYENLRWSGLADYRLAPWRELPESMAATGSWKSSGRLAFVAVDGAGHTVPGDVREGSYRIAQEWLEGGWRA